A stretch of the Candidatus Nealsonbacteria bacterium genome encodes the following:
- a CDS encoding ABC transporter ATP-binding protein/permease — MNYKSIFSHYWKFLKKYTWLQALILVSYGLGVISTNVIVPLIYKGIVDIVSVNPPNAHQQLNFLLISLVFIVILYNCFYRLGDYLLVKTQSKILKELYDYSLEKLQRHSYTFFSSTFVGGLVAKTKRFIHAFEILHDQFIFQIWMSGITLLSSLIVLWYHSAVLGLAFLIWIGFYGVIVRILVRWQIPKSLTNAEADSYTTGHYSDIVSNIFTVKMFATEKRESKNFAKTTSYQQEKRYAAWMQQVFWDGMIQGFIIAIFNIVIIWFAINLWKSGSVSTGTIVLVQVYVLTSFNIVWSISRNIIKISSAIADADEMVKIFDRKPGVKDPIKPEKLFVTRGDIRFNKVTFAYDQNNVIFNELDLFIKPGEKVALVGYSGAGKTTIIKLLLRFVDIQGGNITIDGQDITKVSQEELRKKIAYVPQDPSLFHRSLRDNIAYARPSATFQEVVNVSKRAYAHEFIDALPMKYDSLVGERGIKLSGGERQRIAIARAMIKNAPIVILDEATSSLDSIAEKKIQNALEELIKDRTTIVIAHRLSTIQKMDRIIVFKEGEIVEMGTHKELIQKSGLYFDLWSSQVHGFITEEDDELSDRK, encoded by the coding sequence ATGAATTATAAGTCTATATTTAGTCATTATTGGAAGTTTTTAAAAAAGTACACTTGGTTACAGGCACTTATTTTAGTTTCATATGGATTAGGAGTTATATCAACAAATGTTATTGTTCCTTTAATATACAAGGGGATAGTTGATATTGTTTCAGTTAATCCACCCAATGCTCACCAGCAATTAAATTTTCTATTAATCTCACTGGTTTTCATAGTTATATTATATAATTGTTTTTATCGTTTAGGTGATTATCTTTTGGTTAAAACTCAAAGTAAAATACTAAAAGAACTTTACGATTATTCCCTAGAAAAACTACAAAGGCATTCATACACTTTTTTCTCAAGCACTTTTGTGGGTGGCCTTGTTGCTAAAACAAAGCGCTTTATACATGCGTTTGAAATTTTACATGATCAATTTATCTTCCAAATATGGATGAGTGGAATTACTCTTTTGAGTTCACTTATTGTTCTTTGGTATCATTCTGCAGTACTTGGTTTGGCATTTTTAATTTGGATTGGATTTTATGGAGTGATAGTTAGAATATTAGTGAGATGGCAAATACCAAAGAGTCTCACTAATGCTGAGGCTGATTCTTATACTACAGGTCATTATTCAGATATTGTTTCTAATATTTTTACTGTTAAAATGTTTGCAACTGAAAAAAGAGAATCAAAGAATTTTGCTAAGACTACCTCGTATCAGCAAGAAAAAAGATATGCTGCATGGATGCAACAGGTATTCTGGGATGGAATGATTCAAGGATTCATAATTGCTATATTTAATATTGTAATAATTTGGTTTGCAATCAATCTATGGAAAAGTGGCTCTGTTTCTACCGGTACCATTGTTTTAGTACAAGTTTATGTTTTAACAAGCTTTAATATTGTTTGGTCAATAAGTAGGAATATTATAAAAATATCTTCTGCTATAGCCGATGCCGATGAAATGGTTAAAATTTTTGACAGAAAACCGGGAGTCAAAGATCCTATAAAACCAGAAAAACTTTTTGTTACAAGAGGGGATATTAGATTCAATAAAGTTACTTTTGCTTACGATCAAAATAACGTTATTTTCAATGAATTAGACTTATTTATAAAACCAGGCGAAAAAGTTGCTTTAGTTGGCTACTCAGGAGCCGGAAAGACAACGATTATTAAATTACTTCTAAGATTTGTAGATATCCAAGGGGGAAATATCACAATAGACGGGCAAGATATAACTAAGGTTTCACAAGAAGAATTAAGAAAGAAAATAGCTTATGTTCCTCAAGACCCATCATTGTTTCATAGATCACTTCGGGATAATATTGCCTATGCAAGACCGAGTGCAACTTTTCAAGAAGTTGTTAATGTTTCAAAAAGAGCTTATGCCCATGAATTCATAGATGCGCTTCCTATGAAATACGATTCTCTTGTTGGAGAACGTGGAATTAAATTATCGGGCGGGGAAAGACAACGAATCGCAATTGCTCGTGCCATGATTAAGAATGCTCCCATTGTAATTTTAGATGAAGCGACAAGTTCACTTGATTCTATTGCTGAAAAGAAAATACAAAATGCTCTTGAAGAATTAATTAAAGACAGAACAACAATAGTTATCGCTCATCGCCTATCAACCATTCAAAAGATGGATAGAATTATTGTATTTAAAGAAGGAGAAATAGTTGAAATGGGGACTCATAAAGAGCTAATCCAAAAATCCGGACTATACTTTGATTTATGGAGTAGTCAGGTTCACGGTTTTATAACAGAAGAAGACGATGAATTAAGTGATAGAAAATAG